The following are encoded in a window of Pontiella desulfatans genomic DNA:
- a CDS encoding Gfo/Idh/MocA family protein encodes MNNRRTLLKTSAVAGTAFSILPAWGQAAPSKRVNMAMIGVGRQGTNANMGTFLGMDNVRVVAVCDVDRLRMVHAKKKVDERYGDTACKIFGDFREALELPGLDAVMVSTTDHWHAIIALAAMKKGLHVCCEKAMTRYFDEGRALADMAKKSGVVFRLDSECRSHAYMQKTANLVKNGYIGNITRMEVGVPVEFQKGGGDPAVVPVPEYLDYEMWQGPARLRPYSVDRVHKTNPETGAWMGRPGWLRLQDYCSGMICNWGGHLIDVANFINGTSHTGPVSCEGAGSFDSGGLWDTINAFELQYKYANGVVMDYKIKVPYLRIEGDEGWIQAHWHSEGGLQAHNKEIFRTKFRETDTMVPSRSDKRDFISAITEGTPVMIDAEAGHRVNSQCLLGLATVKAGTRLEWDPKTEKVTNSAKGEAAMKETYHRGEWKLENFI; translated from the coding sequence ATGAACAACCGTAGAACCCTTCTGAAAACATCGGCGGTCGCCGGAACCGCTTTCTCGATTCTTCCCGCCTGGGGGCAGGCCGCACCTTCGAAGCGCGTCAACATGGCGATGATCGGGGTCGGGCGCCAGGGAACCAACGCCAACATGGGAACCTTTCTTGGGATGGACAACGTCCGGGTCGTCGCCGTTTGCGATGTCGATCGCCTGCGCATGGTTCACGCCAAGAAAAAGGTGGACGAACGCTATGGCGACACCGCCTGCAAAATCTTCGGCGACTTCCGCGAGGCACTTGAACTGCCGGGGCTGGACGCCGTCATGGTTTCCACCACCGACCATTGGCATGCCATCATTGCGCTCGCCGCCATGAAGAAGGGACTGCACGTCTGCTGCGAAAAGGCGATGACGCGCTATTTCGACGAAGGCCGCGCGCTGGCCGACATGGCGAAAAAGAGTGGCGTGGTTTTCCGCCTCGATAGCGAATGCCGTTCGCACGCCTACATGCAGAAGACCGCCAACCTGGTGAAGAACGGATACATCGGAAACATTACCCGAATGGAAGTGGGGGTTCCGGTTGAATTCCAAAAGGGCGGTGGTGATCCCGCAGTGGTTCCCGTTCCCGAATATCTGGATTATGAAATGTGGCAGGGGCCGGCGCGGTTGCGGCCCTATTCGGTGGATCGCGTCCACAAGACCAATCCCGAAACCGGCGCGTGGATGGGGCGTCCCGGCTGGTTGCGTCTCCAGGACTATTGCTCCGGCATGATCTGCAATTGGGGAGGGCACCTGATCGATGTCGCCAACTTCATCAATGGTACCAGCCACACGGGCCCCGTTAGTTGCGAAGGGGCGGGATCGTTTGATTCGGGAGGTCTATGGGACACCATCAACGCGTTCGAGCTGCAATATAAATATGCCAACGGCGTGGTCATGGATTACAAGATCAAGGTGCCGTATCTGCGCATCGAAGGCGACGAGGGCTGGATCCAGGCGCATTGGCACAGCGAAGGCGGCCTGCAGGCGCACAACAAGGAAATTTTCCGCACCAAGTTCAGGGAGACCGACACGATGGTTCCGAGTCGTTCCGATAAGCGCGACTTCATCTCCGCCATTACCGAAGGCACGCCGGTCATGATCGATGCCGAGGCTGGGCACCGCGTCAACTCGCAATGCCTGCTCGGCCTCGCCACCGTCAAGGCCGGGACGCGGCTCGAGTGGGATCCGAAAACCGAGAAGGTGACCAACAGCGCCAAGGGCGAAGCGGCCATGAAGGAAACCTATCACCGCGGCGAATGGAAGCTGGAGAACTTCATTTGA
- a CDS encoding mandelate racemase/muconate lactonizing enzyme family protein: protein MKIETVEVFPLEYPTKGYFKFFTTPLGHSGRPAVMIKLTTADGLVGWGQAVPIATWCSETLEASVIALKNYYAPSLIGQEIETIADAHLIMEKAIRPEFSTSMPLTRAGIDMALHDLFGKAQGQSLAELWGRPRRGRMELSWTVNVTSLDGVGESVNAGKRLGYRHFNVKVAPDPVFDLEVVKMVRDAAPDGFLWTDANTAYTVDDALSVAPKLADLGVQVFESPLPPNRISGYQALKKQGALDVYMDEGVVSPVELEEFIKLGMLDGMAMKPSRCGGLTSNKRQIELCMEHGLKWVGSGLCDPDLSLGAALSLYDAFGLPEAAALNGPQFLDASVLKNPVVIENAVAEVPDGPGLGLEVDEEKLNALSAETAERWGLK, encoded by the coding sequence TTGAAAATCGAAACGGTAGAGGTCTTCCCGCTCGAATATCCAACCAAGGGCTACTTTAAGTTTTTCACCACGCCGCTCGGCCATTCCGGCCGCCCGGCGGTGATGATCAAGTTGACGACGGCTGACGGGCTGGTCGGTTGGGGGCAGGCGGTGCCCATTGCAACATGGTGTTCGGAAACATTGGAAGCTTCGGTCATTGCCCTGAAAAACTATTATGCACCGTCGCTGATCGGGCAGGAGATCGAAACCATTGCCGATGCCCACCTGATCATGGAAAAGGCGATCCGCCCCGAATTTTCCACCAGCATGCCGTTGACGCGCGCCGGGATCGACATGGCGCTGCACGACCTCTTCGGCAAGGCGCAGGGCCAATCGTTGGCCGAACTGTGGGGGCGTCCGCGCCGCGGCAGGATGGAGTTAAGTTGGACGGTCAATGTGACCTCGCTCGACGGTGTCGGGGAATCGGTCAACGCAGGCAAGCGCTTGGGCTACCGCCACTTCAACGTCAAGGTTGCCCCCGATCCCGTGTTCGACCTCGAGGTGGTGAAAATGGTGCGCGATGCCGCGCCCGACGGTTTCTTGTGGACCGATGCGAATACGGCCTACACGGTCGACGACGCCTTGTCGGTTGCGCCCAAACTGGCCGACCTCGGCGTACAGGTTTTTGAATCCCCGCTGCCGCCCAACCGCATTAGCGGCTATCAGGCGCTGAAGAAACAGGGGGCACTGGATGTCTACATGGATGAGGGCGTTGTCAGCCCCGTCGAGTTGGAGGAGTTCATCAAACTCGGCATGCTCGACGGCATGGCGATGAAGCCCTCGCGCTGCGGGGGGCTGACCTCCAACAAGCGGCAGATCGAACTCTGCATGGAGCACGGCCTCAAGTGGGTGGGCAGTGGCCTGTGCGATCCCGACCTCTCGCTCGGCGCGGCGCTCTCTCTCTACGATGCCTTCGGCCTGCCCGAAGCCGCGGCGCTCAACGGCCCGCAGTTCCTCGATGCCTCGGTGCTCAAGAATCCCGTCGTGATCGAAAACGCGGTCGCCGAAGTTCCCGACGGCCCCGGCCTGGGACTGGAAGTGGACGAAGAAAAACTAAATGCCCTGTCTGCCGAAACGGCGGAGAGGTGGGGATTGAAGTAG
- a CDS encoding sugar phosphate isomerase/epimerase family protein, translating to MNIYMPSMFGRLLAVLLCCVAVRAERPFFPFDNGLTDVKSVEEQAKLLKELGYDGICTRPPNCTPELLEAFDRHGVKIMASYVTLAPDPDKFPGNLEQHFMQLQGRGTLVWLGISNAKANETPAVETIRKTCDLAKKYGLEVVLYPHINFRTDTVERTAHLMKLAGRDNLGISFNVCHFLAQSPDGKLEETIQSIAPNLKLVQVSGANMIPEPKSDWNQLILPLGEGDFDMKRVFKTLDEVGYAGPVNLQCYRVPLPAKEQLNKSMNAWRKYHEQP from the coding sequence ATGAATATATATATGCCTAGCATGTTTGGTAGGTTGCTCGCGGTGCTGCTGTGTTGTGTGGCCGTGCGGGCGGAGCGGCCGTTCTTTCCGTTCGACAACGGGCTGACGGATGTGAAGTCGGTTGAGGAGCAGGCGAAGCTGCTCAAGGAGCTGGGCTATGACGGCATCTGCACGCGGCCGCCAAACTGCACGCCCGAGCTGTTGGAGGCGTTCGACCGGCATGGCGTGAAAATCATGGCCAGCTATGTGACGCTCGCCCCCGATCCGGACAAGTTTCCCGGGAATCTGGAACAGCATTTCATGCAGCTCCAGGGGCGCGGCACCCTGGTTTGGCTGGGGATCAGCAATGCGAAGGCCAACGAAACGCCGGCGGTGGAAACCATCCGGAAAACGTGCGACCTGGCAAAGAAGTATGGGTTGGAGGTGGTGCTCTATCCCCACATTAATTTCCGCACCGATACCGTTGAACGCACGGCGCATCTGATGAAGTTGGCTGGCCGCGATAACCTGGGAATCAGTTTTAACGTTTGTCATTTCCTGGCCCAGAGCCCTGACGGGAAGCTGGAGGAAACCATCCAGTCAATCGCCCCCAACCTCAAACTGGTGCAGGTGAGCGGGGCCAACATGATTCCCGAACCAAAATCCGACTGGAACCAGCTGATCCTGCCGTTGGGCGAGGGCGACTTCGATATGAAGCGTGTTTTCAAAACCCTGGACGAGGTGGGGTATGCCGGGCCGGTCAATCTGCAGTGCTACCGGGTGCCGCTGCCCGCGAAGGAACAGTTGAACAAATCAATGAACGCTTGGAGAAAATACCATGAACAACCGTAG
- a CDS encoding uroporphyrinogen decarboxylase family protein, with protein MEVSPSVYEHAARLIGRTPWEVSREGELVFQAHAAAYEFYRHAPVMPGIDIYNLEPEAYGAVVSEPSGHNIPAIGTHPLECVADLLQLAPLNPETDGRIPMQIEVARWLKDRFPEADIRVPVSGPFSIASNLVGFNNLLLEAALEPALVAKAMLHLVDGQVAFARGIKEAGVDVAFFESAACPPMLSPDQFRAIELPALQETMRRISEVTGTPVPCIIGGNTAPIVDAMLETGTGYLIAPFETDQELFLQRVAQREDVRIRVNIDLRLVASGSHAEIEAEADRVLALIGDRPNVCLGTGALPYETEPDNVIHLMDYVGRVAGG; from the coding sequence ATGGAAGTGTCACCCTCGGTTTATGAACATGCCGCTCGATTGATCGGGCGCACGCCGTGGGAGGTGTCGCGCGAGGGCGAGCTGGTTTTTCAGGCGCATGCGGCGGCCTATGAATTCTACCGGCATGCGCCGGTCATGCCGGGCATCGATATCTACAACCTGGAGCCGGAAGCCTATGGCGCGGTGGTATCGGAACCATCGGGGCACAATATTCCCGCCATCGGAACCCATCCATTGGAGTGCGTTGCGGATCTTTTGCAATTGGCGCCCTTGAACCCGGAAACGGACGGACGGATTCCGATGCAGATCGAGGTGGCGCGGTGGTTGAAGGACCGCTTTCCCGAAGCCGACATCCGGGTGCCGGTGAGCGGCCCCTTTTCCATTGCCAGCAACCTGGTGGGTTTCAACAACCTGCTGCTGGAGGCGGCGCTGGAGCCGGCGCTGGTGGCCAAGGCGATGCTGCATCTGGTGGATGGACAGGTGGCCTTTGCCCGGGGCATCAAAGAGGCCGGCGTGGATGTGGCCTTCTTCGAATCGGCCGCCTGCCCGCCGATGCTCTCGCCCGATCAATTCCGCGCCATCGAGCTTCCCGCGTTGCAGGAAACCATGCGCCGCATCAGCGAGGTGACCGGCACTCCCGTGCCCTGCATCATCGGCGGCAACACCGCGCCGATTGTCGATGCCATGCTCGAAACGGGCACGGGCTATCTGATTGCTCCGTTTGAAACCGACCAGGAGCTTTTCCTACAGCGCGTCGCGCAGCGCGAGGATGTTCGCATCCGCGTCAACATCGACCTGCGGCTCGTGGCATCGGGCTCCCATGCCGAGATCGAGGCCGAGGCCGACCGGGTATTGGCGCTTATCGGCGACCGGCCCAATGTTTGTCTGGGTACGGGGGCATTGCCCTACGAAACCGAGCCGGACAATGTGATTCACTTAATGGACTATGTTGGGAGAGTGGCAGGTGGCTAG